The segment attagttattctcCCCCTTTCAAATCCAAAAACAACCATGAGTTGTTGTTAAAGGTTAAACGTATCGGAAATCATTCCATCATCAGAATACATGTTAAACTATGATCTAGCAAAAGGCTTTGTTCCTGGAATTAATATCTTACAATACACATcacacaacaaacaaaaattcatgttacaaaaaggtaaaaatgtattatttatagatgataatataaagtaaaaattaaattttcaatccagcataatttttttgtcattttccaGTACAATTTTTTTTCAGTCGAAACCATAGGGATCAGCTGTTCCTTCTTCACCATTGATAACCCGGCGGACCGGGTGCAGTGCGGGAGTAGTGATTACGTAAACTTTCGTTAAACTGTTTCATATCACGGTCTGATTTGCCGTGGGTATCTATGCCTACAAACTTTTAATACGTATAAGTGTTTTGTTCGTTGTGTAATATGTGTTTCTAATACATGAGTGTTCTAACTGCAAGAAGATGCCTTTCGGTGGATCTTTAACCTATTGTCTAGTGACGGATTAATTTCCGAAGAATGTAATTTTAGACAACATATCGCGGTTGTAATAATACCCCTAATTTATTGACAACTTAATCCAAAAGGGGCATGgcttatgaatttaaaaaaataattataaataaaaactgatatttttgtaataatttaactattattccTAGGAGTTTTAAAATCCAAGAGTTAATTAAGAGAATTTATacctaaaaatactattttaaaagggaaaagttttgaaaatttcattttggTTGCTAACAGTGAGCTAAGAGTCGTTACTGAAAGTCTGTAGAAACAAGAGTGAGTGATTCGTTTTCCTCGTTAAGAGTGACACAAACAAAATGTGATCTCTAATGGTTTAGTGAGGTACTCCTTACAAGAAAATATCACCGTTTATTGCTCATTATTCTAAGGGCATAAACACTAGTATGCAATCAATTCctcaatgtaaaatgtattaattttaatgaagcGTTGTTAAACTAGCAAATTACGCATAATAATAAGCTGTAAAACTAACCGACCTGAGACCCAGGGACTTGTGATAATTTATCTAATGTATAAGTttctaaataagtaattttttataagtgaaTTTCCATTAGCTGTACACTTAAtaacaatgaatataaaaatttaactttgaaatacAGTtggaataacataaataaataaacctcgGGAAAGGGCTTATAAAAGTATCTAAAAAGATCCAACAATATCTTACAGTTGTCAATTTTTATAGGTTTTCCTGCGGATCTTGAAACCACAACATAAAAACAACAGTTAAATAAGAAAGGTATCAAATCGGCACTgagaagaaaatgtataaaaaattttacaatatgcatATACTTCATAAAcacttaacttaaaaaatattacactgagCTTTTTTTCGCAAGCTTAGATCTATACAAAGCACGTACACAGGTCCGTCACTGAATGAATACtttgaattttgactttttttacaAGCCCGTCTTATCGGCTGCCATCTGTTATTGTTGTGTTAGGCTGAGGAAATTCTAATAACAGATAGATAAGCGGTGATGCCTCCGATAAGTTCTGACTTTATCCTGTTTCTAAACCATGAGATCGTTCAATGTAAGTTTAAAAGATCTCGGAGTGAATCTGcggataaaatgtataatataaaaaaatacatcatattaaaaactatttatagcGATACAAATATcacagataaataaaacaaatataagcaTGAGCTAAggtacaataaaaactatttaaacgtTTTCCCGTGGGTCGCGAGGACAGTTGACGCAACCCGCATGACTAGACTTGATGTTCCCAACGAAATATACCACGTAGTATTATTCCTTAGATGTTCTTAGTATAGGTAGTAAAATGACCATTAGACCTGTACTGAACGATGAACGTGGAACCGACTATACTTGAATATTATGAGATTAAGCATTGGGGAAAAATTAAGTCCTTTTGATAGTGTATTTTCCTCGACGtcaataaattttgtttagtttcgatttaataaaatagtatctGTTTATCACAACaaggaataacatttttatatacttgaataattagataATTATGGTAATTTATATCTATACTTAACATTCTATTTAaggaactaattttaaattttttaatctgattaagatgtaaattttctttaatgaGAATGAAACGTTTTGCTTATGTCCTAATCTTGTTTAATAAGTATATTTGATTTGGAAAGTTATAATCACTTAATAAGACACTGTCCGTTTGTATACGGATCACTATGTGTATCGTCATAGTTATATGGCTCTTGGAAAGTTGCCGCTGTTGTTTATCGTTTACAATCGATATCGATTTACCTCGTTTTTATCAGTATTGTTTCCATACATTTTCAAGACACTTTTAATTGCTGTGAAATATACTGTGAAATGTTCTTATCTCCCACCAATATATTTGTTCTAGATAATGgatataaactatttcaaatagAAAACGAACATTTAACCATATTACGTTTGGTAATAGATACTCAATTCTCAATTCCCTAAAATTTTTGAGGGAGAGATCATTGTTAAATGTTAcgttatttaatgtaatttcattGAAAACTCTTGTTCTTTTTCAAAAAAGAAGCTATGTTTTGTTTCAGAAAACCTCTTGTCTACAATATCTGGGAATATTCCTGCTGGTGCCTTTATCCAAATCTGCAACGAATGGAAGGGATGGCATCGCGGTGAATCCTTTCTTCTACAACCACACTGACCTGGACTTTGTACAGTGTAATCATTCTTTTTATAAGATTCAACCGTACAACGGAAGAGCGGAGATAGAAAGCAGCCAAGAAAGTAGGGTAAATCCTTCCAGGCAATATCTCCCCTTGCCTGATCCTTCTAGACAATATCTTCCTCAGCCTGATGTCCCAAATCTGCTGAAGAGTGAAGAGGATCCAGCAGCATCATTTGATCAACCTAATTTCCTATCGGTTGAGAATACATTTTTGTCACCAAGTTTGCAGAagaattataaatcatttatttaatcaGAATGAGAAAACAGATACCTTGTCACCTGCAGCTGCAAATGTACCTTCAAACGCTTTACCACTTCCATCTCCCAGTAAAACGAACAACAAGAAACATTCAGATGAAGATGACGAAGACAATCTAGAAAGGCTTTGTAATGATGCTTTTCACAGCTTTCTTTGCAAGCCAATAAAAGGACCTAGGAAAACACCAAATGGAAGGCTGAGACAGAATGCTGTGTTACCTCCAGATATATTGGCTGGATTTTCATCCAATCAAGATATAGCAAGAGTGAGGCTCAACAACAAAGAACCGCCTCAGAGTGCATTCAATAACATAGGATATTCCTTTGCTAAACCTACAACAACAACAGTTCCATCATCTCCACAACCTAATCCAGCAAATCAATTTCCTCAACGTTTTACCTTTCCCTAAACCGATTTCAACTACCACTAAAATTCACGGTACGACTCCAACACCTTTTGTTAATATACTAAAGACCATCGACCCTTCAAATCCGATCCTTCCCAGTCCAACGAATACAGATCTACACGTTATTAAACCACAAACGTCAATTGATGCATTCCTAAAAGCGTCAGCACAAACCAACGGATACTTTTACGAAAAACCCATCGCTCCATTTCCCCCTCAAATAAGCAATCCTTCtgataaaaacatacaaataactCAAAAACCTGCATATCCAACTTTCAAACCTGGGACACAAAAACCAAATACAACGCCAGGCTATGTTTATGATAAACCTAGAATTCCCTTCCCCAGCAACAACATTCCCCAAGTCGTTCAATCTCCTCAACCAAAACCAATCCCTCAACACGACTGTTCCAACCATAAATCTCCAATAAATCCTATTATTGCTAATCCATCTAATGAAAATCCATACATTCTGAAACCATCCACGCCAAACCCATTTATTAGAACTACTAAAACCCGTTTTTTACATTTCCTACCACTAATGTTCCAAAATATAACCAAGTTACTTTTAAGAACCCCTCAAAGCCCTTCCAAAGTCATGATTGTGATAAACCAAAACCTTTTCCCTTCCCAGCTAGTAATCCAACTAATCAAAATCCAGCGGTCCCGAAACCTTTTAACCAACAATCATCGAAAGCAATCAACAAACCGGATACTCCAAAAGTACCTTCGCCTTCAAATAATATTGCACAAATATTAGCTCAGCCGCAGCAGGTAAAAGCTGTTACTGTTCCACCTCAGAGGTCTTCTGGGTACTATTATGAAAAACCAGCCATACCATTTCCCGATCCAGTGGGAAATCCAGGTTTACAAAACCCAGTTGTTATTCAACGGCCTACAGAACCTCCATTTAATTCTAAGCCAACAACTATAGCACCTGGTAATGGATATGTTTATGATCAACCCAGAATTCCATTCCCAAGCAACAACATTGCACAGATAATATCAAAACCGTCTCAACCACGTACCTTCGCCCCAGTGAAACCATTCCGTACTACAACACCCGCACCTAATGTCCCTTGTGAACAcgacaaacaaaaattaaactcatTCCCTTCATCCATTACGAGCAAACCAACAAACCAGAAATAATATCATAGTGAAGTCAGATTCGACATCAAAAGCCTATGTGTATGACAAGCCCAACGTTCCTTTCCCACCTCAAGTGAGTGGACCGTCAAACCAAAATTCAGTGAGCTTAAGACCATTCACTACTACAACTTCAGTACCGTTCAGACCAACGGGATATACTTATGATAGGCCTGACAAATCTTTTTCTCTACCAAATCCCACCAATAACGTTCCAAGTTTAATTTCAAGCCCTGCGAACAACGGATACAACTACCAGAAACCACAAAATCCGTTTTCGTCCCAAAGAACTCTCACTGCGGACCGTATTGGATATTCAACTACATCTGGTGCTTCAATTTCACCATCTCCTACAGCATCTACAGGATATTCATACGAACAACCAAGAATTCCATTCTCTTCGAATATCACACCCAAAGTTGTAAGCAAAAATGAGCCGAATCTTATTGGAAATCAACAAACACAAGTAGAGGTCACGATCCGACCAGGATACGCCTATAATAAGCCATACAACCCTTTTGTGTCTCCTCAACCAACGAACGGCGGTTTTGATGTAGAAGGATACTCCTACCCTAAGCCTTCCATCCcttttataagataaaattataaatctgaacAACAATGCTGGACTCAAGTGTGATGTATTTTTAAGTTAccaatattttgatgttattttaaggtttatattttatttgatattgtgtgtgttttaacaCTTATAGCTAaggtgtaaataaatatgtctctTAATAGTCATAACATTTACTTCCTTTGTTTTGTTCCCTCTTTTCATTTAGGTAAACCTAGTCTAAATGTGTTTTCACTAAGAAGTAATAAcgaaaaatattgtagtttttattgtaaattttctacCTCAATTAAAGGAGATgacttatgtaattaattaaagaaatgtaTTCGTATCCCTCATAATTGCTTCGATAATGATggtgttttatgtattttcttcttttgcggataatgaaatttattactaaataaaataataattatagtattcttatgatgttgtttaaaaaaacaatagcccATTTCAATTACGTTAAAAGAGAAATTTAACCAACACATGCTTATAATAAACcaaattcatgtttatttttcttaaatcagTGTCCTAACCGACATGTTTCAGTTTTAAATCTGGacagaatatttcattaaatgatCATTACAGTTGCTCAGAGCTATAAACTCATTGTTACATAGTAGGACTAGGAAGAATGGGAAATGTTTCTCAGGACATTTGTAGTATGCAAGTTCAGATGGTGCTGATAAGGACCTAGGATCTCGCTTATGAATAATACAAGAGACAAAGAGAACTTGCTTCCAACACTCGTTAGCTTGGAATCATATAGCACTTCTTTAAATGAACTTTCCAAGTATTACATTCCGTATCATTTTACTATACCATACCTTGGCGTTCTATCTGCTGTGAATGTTAATCTTAGTcccttagtttgtaaaataacttgctttaaaaacaaaaatgtactgCAAAAACACGTTTTTACATCTGAAGCACtctaatgtttttattgccattaatgccacaaaattataaacaaatttataaaaatctatgaaCAAAAAAATTTAGAGAGTTTAATTCTGAGACagttgatataaataaattctatagaaataaaaattctaaattgatcttttcaaatttaatgtcaCTGGCATtaccattaaaaaattaacattaaagaaTCATCGTagtaaatttttaccaaaaatcgaggtgttaataatttaatttaccatccaaatactgttttaaataaaacataaataattttattacattatatataaggTTCGAACATTGCAGTCTATATACTACTTAACATTATTGCGAATATTTTGTGTCGCTGAAGCAAAAATAACTCTCTTTTCCTTTATGAGGGTAGCAACATCAAAAATTCGAGAAATCAATTCATCTCATCTATTATTTTTCACTTTGTAAACTTCACTTTTCATATAATCCCATACGCAATATTCCAGTGGGTTAAGTACGGGTTGGAGACCTTGACGACCAGTTAATAAATCCAGCACCTATCAGTTTACCTGCAAAGTATTCATTTAAACATTACTTAACTCTATGAGCAGTATGGAGCGCCTTCGTGTTGGAAACATATTTATTCGTGTTAAAAATGGTGTATTTTCCtgagaaaaaaacaattcatTACGTAAATATTCCATGTATGTTTCTGTTCTCTAATGTTAAATGGCCAGTTAATTTATCATCTATAATACGAcaccatacattgactgaaaatctGAATGAACTTTATTTATCGAACTTGTAATGATAATACGTTTAACTGCTTGAAGAATACTTTCAGTATCATCTTCAGGTTGAAGCTCTCGACCACATAGAGTTATTGCGCTAGGATAACAACGAGTCTCATCTATATCAATAAAAATCCTGATGACCATTTCCATTACACAAGCCATACGCATACACTACATCTGCGTACTTGGCGTGTGAAAACACATGAGGCAATaacaaaaagtgaaataaaaccGACCAtttcctaaatataaatttaatgtaaattattggtaaattgaatttaaaattaatgtttcttctagacgaaaattcaataaaactaatcACATCTAGAGTAATCAAGCGCCTACGACTCAGTAATACTGTGAAGAAACCAACAACAGTAACAATGATCAGTGCTACCaactaattaataaagtaataaaattaataaataataaaatttaattgaaactgataaataaataattgaaactgaTCAGCTAAAATAACGGCTGTTGTTTTTGCATCCATACTGGTCAAAATGCATTTACTTCATTGTTGCTTTTCTTTCAGTTCAATTTGAATGgattaatttagaatttgtttGCTACTGACTTTAGTTACATAAATTTTCTCTGAATTAAATTCAGACATTGTTTGTGgattttatggatttttaaaaatatttgaaaaaaattacattaccttaaatgtaaagaacgttttatttgaagaaaatgttgtattttgaagcaagttattttacaaactaaggaAC is part of the Homalodisca vitripennis isolate AUS2020 unplaced genomic scaffold, UT_GWSS_2.1 ScUCBcl_5341;HRSCAF=12023, whole genome shotgun sequence genome and harbors:
- the LOC124373332 gene encoding uncharacterized protein LOC124373332, coding for MRSFNKTSCLQYLGIFLLVPLSKSATNGRDGIAVNPFFYNHTDLDFVQCNHSFYKIQPYNGRAEIESSQESRNEKTDTLSPAAANVPSNALPLPSPSKTNNKKHSDEDDEDNLERLCNDAFHSFLCKPIKGPRKTPNGRLRQNAVLPPDILAGFSSNQDIARVRLNNKEPPQSAFNNIGYSFAKPTTTTVPSSPQPNPANQFPQRFTFP